From a single Vibrio toranzoniae genomic region:
- the thrS gene encoding threonine--tRNA ligase, which translates to MPIITLPDGSQRQFDNPVSTLDVALSIGPGLAKATIAGRVDGERVDACDLIENDASLEIITAKDEVDGLEIVRHSCAHLLGHAIKQLFPEAKMAIGPTIDNGFYYDIDLEHSLTQEDLEKIEKRMKELAKTKYQVVKKKVSWQEARDAFEARGETYKIEILDENVSKDDRPGLYHHEEYIDMCRGPHVPNMSFCQHFTLLNVAGAYWRGNSDNKMLQRIYGTAFQDKKALKAHLVRLEEAAKRDHRKIGKALDLFHMQQEAPGMVFWHHNGWTIFRELEVFIRQKLTEYDYQEVKGPLMMDRVLWERSGHWDKYADAMFTTSSENREYAIKPMNCPGHVQIFNQGLKSYRDLPLRMAEFGSCHRNEPSGALHGIMRVRGFTQDDAHVFCTEDQVQQEVKACIEMVYDTYTTFGFENIVVKLSTRPEQRVGSDEMWDRAEADLKQALESMEIAYEIQEGEGAFYGPKIEFTLHDCLDRAWQCGTVQLDFALPERLGATYVGEDNERHTPVMIHRAILGSLERFIGILIEEYAGFFPTWLAPEQAVVMGITDKQSEYVQEITKKLQKSGFRVKADLRNEKIGFKIREHTLKRVPFMLVCGDQEMEAGEIAVRTRKGKDLGKFKVDDFISYIQAEVSSRKLNLEE; encoded by the coding sequence ATGCCAATTATTACTCTTCCTGACGGTAGTCAGCGTCAATTTGACAACCCTGTATCAACTCTAGATGTTGCCCTATCAATCGGTCCTGGTCTTGCTAAAGCAACCATTGCTGGTCGTGTAGACGGCGAGCGTGTCGATGCTTGTGATCTTATCGAAAATGATGCAAGCCTAGAAATCATCACAGCTAAAGATGAAGTCGATGGCCTTGAAATCGTTCGTCACTCTTGTGCTCACCTTTTAGGTCACGCGATTAAGCAGCTTTTTCCAGAAGCGAAAATGGCGATCGGTCCTACTATCGATAACGGTTTTTACTACGATATCGATCTTGAGCACTCTCTAACGCAAGAAGATCTAGAAAAGATTGAAAAGCGTATGAAAGAGCTAGCGAAGACCAAGTATCAGGTTGTTAAGAAGAAAGTTAGCTGGCAGGAAGCGCGTGACGCATTCGAAGCTCGCGGCGAGACTTACAAAATTGAAATCTTGGACGAGAACGTTTCTAAAGACGACCGTCCTGGCCTGTACCATCACGAAGAATACATCGATATGTGTCGTGGCCCACACGTACCTAACATGAGCTTCTGCCAGCATTTCACGCTACTTAATGTAGCAGGTGCATACTGGCGTGGTAACAGTGATAACAAGATGCTTCAACGTATCTACGGCACTGCATTCCAAGACAAGAAGGCACTTAAAGCTCACCTTGTGCGCCTAGAAGAAGCGGCTAAACGTGACCACCGTAAAATCGGTAAAGCGCTTGACCTATTCCACATGCAGCAAGAAGCACCAGGCATGGTGTTTTGGCATCACAACGGTTGGACTATCTTCCGTGAGCTAGAAGTATTTATTCGTCAGAAACTGACTGAGTATGATTACCAAGAAGTAAAAGGCCCATTAATGATGGACCGTGTTCTTTGGGAACGCTCTGGTCACTGGGATAAGTACGCCGACGCGATGTTCACAACTTCTTCAGAGAACCGTGAATACGCTATTAAGCCAATGAACTGTCCTGGTCACGTTCAAATCTTCAACCAAGGTTTGAAATCTTACCGTGATCTACCGCTACGTATGGCTGAGTTCGGCTCATGTCACCGTAACGAGCCGTCTGGCGCACTTCATGGCATCATGCGTGTTCGTGGCTTCACTCAAGATGATGCTCACGTATTCTGTACTGAAGACCAAGTCCAACAAGAAGTTAAAGCTTGTATTGAAATGGTTTACGATACTTATACAACTTTCGGTTTCGAAAACATTGTTGTTAAGCTATCTACTCGTCCAGAACAGCGTGTCGGTTCAGACGAAATGTGGGACCGTGCAGAGGCTGATCTTAAGCAAGCGCTAGAGTCAATGGAGATTGCATACGAGATTCAAGAAGGCGAGGGTGCGTTCTACGGACCTAAGATTGAATTTACTTTGCATGATTGTTTGGACCGTGCATGGCAATGTGGTACAGTGCAGCTCGATTTTGCATTACCAGAACGTTTAGGTGCTACTTACGTAGGTGAAGATAACGAGCGTCACACGCCAGTTATGATCCACCGCGCGATTTTAGGTTCACTAGAACGCTTCATTGGTATTCTTATTGAAGAATACGCTGGCTTCTTCCCTACGTGGTTGGCGCCAGAACAAGCAGTTGTAATGGGCATTACAGACAAACAGTCTGAATATGTACAAGAAATTACGAAAAAACTGCAAAAAAGTGGATTTAGAGTCAAAGCAGACTTGAGAAATGAGAAGATTGGCTTTAAAATCCGCGAACATACTTTGAAACGTGTACCGTTCATGCTTGTGTGTGGTGACCAAGAAATGGAAGCCGGCGAAATTGCAGTACGTACACGTAAAGGTAAGGACCTTGGCAAGTTTAAAGTGGATGACTTTATTTCATACATCCAAGCCGAAGTTTCAAGCCGTAAGCTCAATCTGGAGGAATAG
- the infC gene encoding translation initiation factor IF-3: protein MRGVREVRLTGADGEAVGVVTIAEAMEAANEAGMDLVEISPNAEPPVCRVMDYGKFLFEKSKAAKEQKKKQKQVQIKEIKFRPGTDIGDYQVKLRNLTGFLEDGNKVKVTIRFRGREMAHQEIGVDVLNRLKVDTEEFAVVESFPTRIEGRQMIMVLAPKKK, encoded by the coding sequence ATTCGTGGCGTTCGTGAAGTGCGTCTAACTGGCGCAGACGGCGAAGCTGTTGGTGTAGTAACAATCGCAGAAGCGATGGAAGCTGCAAATGAAGCTGGTATGGATCTTGTGGAGATTAGCCCTAACGCCGAGCCGCCAGTTTGTCGTGTGATGGACTACGGTAAGTTCCTCTTCGAGAAGAGCAAAGCTGCGAAAGAGCAGAAGAAAAAGCAAAAGCAGGTTCAGATCAAGGAAATTAAATTCCGACCTGGAACTGATATTGGAGACTATCAGGTAAAACTACGCAACCTGACTGGTTTCCTAGAAGACGGCAACAAAGTGAAGGTAACAATTCGCTTCCGTGGCCGCGAAATGGCTCACCAAGAAATCGGTGTTGACGTTCTTAATCGTTTGAAAGTAGATACTGAAGAATTTGCAGTTGTCGAATCTTTCCCAACGAGAATTGAAGGTCGCCAGATGATCATGGTGTTGGCCCCTAAAAAGAAGTAA
- the rpmI gene encoding 50S ribosomal protein L35, which produces MPKMKTNKGAAKRFQKTAGGIKFKHAGKRHILTKRTTKNKRQLRPNSVLPKCEVAQVLRMMPYA; this is translated from the coding sequence ATGCCTAAGATGAAAACCAACAAAGGTGCTGCTAAGCGTTTCCAGAAAACTGCTGGTGGTATTAAGTTTAAGCACGCTGGTAAACGTCACATCCTGACTAAGCGTACTACTAAGAACAAGCGTCAGCTACGTCCGAACTCGGTTCTTCCTAAATGTGAAGTTGCTCAAGTTCTACGTATGATGCCATACGCTTAA
- the rplT gene encoding 50S ribosomal protein L20, which translates to MPRVKRGVQARARHKKVLKQAKGYYGARSRVYRVAFQAVTKAGQYAYRDRRNKKRQFRQLWIARINAASRQNGLSYSRFINGLKKASIEIDRKILADIAVFDKAAFAVLVEKAKASL; encoded by the coding sequence ATGCCTCGCGTAAAACGTGGTGTACAAGCTCGTGCACGTCATAAGAAAGTTCTAAAACAAGCTAAAGGTTACTACGGAGCACGTTCACGTGTTTACCGCGTAGCTTTCCAAGCAGTTACCAAAGCTGGTCAATACGCTTACCGTGACCGTCGCAACAAGAAACGTCAATTCCGTCAACTTTGGATTGCACGTATCAACGCGGCATCTCGTCAAAATGGTCTATCTTACAGCCGTTTCATCAACGGTCTTAAGAAAGCATCTATCGAGATCGATCGTAAGATTCTTGCCGACATCGCAGTATTCGACAAAGCAGCATTTGCTGTTCTAGTTGAAAAAGCGAAAGCATCTCTATAA
- the yqfB gene encoding N(4)-acetylcytidine aminohydrolase has translation MTAPTTMTFFERFETDILSGKKTITIRDESERDYQPGSVVEVSTLEQGRVFCNLKIISVEPILFDELGEFHAQQENMTLDVLKGVIQDIYPGISELYVVSYELVA, from the coding sequence ATGACCGCACCTACCACTATGACGTTCTTCGAACGTTTTGAAACCGATATCCTTTCAGGCAAAAAGACGATTACTATTCGTGATGAATCTGAGCGCGATTACCAGCCAGGTAGCGTTGTGGAAGTATCAACGCTAGAGCAAGGACGTGTGTTCTGTAATCTTAAGATCATCAGCGTTGAGCCAATCTTGTTTGATGAACTGGGTGAGTTCCATGCTCAACAAGAGAACATGACGTTAGACGTTCTGAAGGGTGTGATTCAAGACATCTACCCTGGGATCTCTGAGCTTTATGTTGTCTCTTATGAGTTAGTAGCTTAA
- a CDS encoding leucine-rich repeat-containing protein kinase family protein, with translation MHTLEQLKSGQLKGTKRLKLSEDLIEFPLEILELADSLEILDLSGNQLSDLPQELTQLTNLRIIFASNNLFTHLPDVLGSLPKLEMVGFKTNQIKTVSEESLPAQLRWLILTDNAIEVLPNSLGERPRLQKLALAGNQLRALPESMEKLSNLELVRLSANQLTEFPEFLIKLPKLAWLAFAGNPFCKHPSSLDSVPAVSSQCYSLNQVLGQGASGVISHANWLNSDFDFPQEVAVKVFKGEVTSDGYPHDELEACLQAGHHSNLVKSIAQVDESDYLALVMELIPSSYYNLGLPPTLESCTRDTFNEGFELPIAQIDNIVTQMVDVFNHLHDNKVCHGDLYAHNTLVNEQGQMIFGDFGAATIYGYLTEEQQQGIRRIEARALNYFIEDLLTVCAASDINSELYKKLKNYHA, from the coding sequence TTGCATACTCTAGAACAATTAAAATCAGGGCAACTAAAAGGAACTAAGCGCTTAAAACTGTCAGAAGATCTCATCGAGTTCCCACTAGAGATCTTGGAACTTGCCGATTCGCTAGAGATTCTGGATCTTTCAGGGAATCAGTTATCGGATCTCCCACAAGAGTTAACACAGCTGACCAACTTGCGTATTATCTTTGCGTCGAATAACCTATTTACGCACCTTCCTGATGTTCTTGGTTCCCTTCCTAAGCTTGAAATGGTTGGCTTTAAGACCAACCAAATCAAAACCGTGAGTGAAGAGTCTCTACCCGCTCAATTACGCTGGTTAATTCTGACGGATAATGCAATCGAAGTTCTGCCTAACTCACTAGGTGAAAGACCACGACTGCAAAAGCTGGCACTCGCAGGCAACCAACTTCGCGCTTTACCTGAGAGTATGGAAAAGCTATCCAACCTCGAATTGGTTCGCCTGTCTGCAAACCAACTGACTGAATTCCCAGAGTTCCTTATTAAGCTACCAAAGCTGGCTTGGTTAGCCTTTGCGGGCAACCCATTTTGTAAACACCCTAGCAGCTTAGATAGCGTGCCAGCTGTGAGTTCTCAATGTTACTCATTGAATCAAGTGCTGGGCCAAGGCGCTTCAGGCGTGATTTCTCACGCAAACTGGTTAAACAGTGATTTTGATTTCCCTCAGGAAGTGGCGGTTAAAGTTTTTAAAGGCGAAGTGACAAGTGACGGCTACCCACATGATGAACTGGAAGCGTGTCTACAAGCAGGTCACCATAGCAACCTAGTGAAGTCTATCGCTCAAGTCGACGAGTCAGACTACCTAGCGTTGGTGATGGAGCTTATCCCAAGCAGCTATTACAACCTAGGCTTGCCCCCTACTCTTGAAAGTTGTACTCGCGATACGTTCAACGAAGGTTTCGAACTCCCGATCGCGCAAATCGACAACATCGTAACCCAGATGGTTGATGTATTTAATCACCTGCATGATAACAAGGTTTGCCACGGTGACTTGTATGCGCACAACACCTTAGTCAATGAACAAGGCCAAATGATCTTTGGTGATTTTGGAGCAGCAACTATCTACGGCTACCTGACTGAAGAGCAGCAACAAGGTATTCGACGCATCGAAGCTCGCGCTCTAAATTACTTTATTGAAGACCTACTGACGGTTTGTGCAGCAAGCGATATCAATTCAGAGCTGTATAAGAAACTCAAAAACTATCACGCATAA
- a CDS encoding ABC-F family ATP-binding cassette domain-containing protein produces the protein MPTILANNLSFQLDTGEWLFKDITFNLNTLLTGLVGRNGAGKSLLLSLLTGQTQPTSGSVSRQGSIGFYSQLPSDLLDSEINIADFLGITEKLNALQAIEQGSCELEHFNTVGDDWDLQESTQQLLATLKITCELTTPCNILSGGQLALLQLHLLFTSNHDILILDEPSNHLDGDGRNWLLKQCQQFEGKVLVVSHDRSLLRHMEGIYHLNSLGLRFYKGNYDDYFKQMSSQSEALDKQIAHHQSEKKRLERQAQATKEKAQQRESQGNRLRKSGSQPKILLDAMKDKAGRTQGASATSQKNLKDQNQNKLQSLKEQKEQLKPQALYLQQGNNSKKNALLTVEGCHLSFGSGAPITFSMSQGERCYLTGANGCGKSTLLKAIHGQHSNYTGSIKRLGTTVYLDQHFGLLDTNDTMFDSLMTHSCGMTESEARTLLAGIGFRRDSVYRKVAHLSGGEKMKLAMLIVSHKQDSPLLLLDEPDNHLDIDSKQILASALREYQGAFILVSHDADFVEEVGVSQNHIQL, from the coding sequence ATGCCTACTATATTAGCCAATAATCTCTCATTTCAGCTCGATACTGGTGAGTGGTTATTCAAAGACATCACCTTTAATCTGAACACGCTCCTGACAGGCCTAGTTGGAAGAAATGGGGCTGGAAAGTCACTGCTACTTTCGTTACTCACCGGGCAAACACAACCGACATCAGGCAGTGTTTCTAGGCAAGGCTCGATCGGCTTTTACTCGCAATTACCTTCAGATCTTTTAGATAGCGAAATCAACATTGCTGACTTCTTAGGTATCACTGAAAAGCTCAATGCCTTGCAAGCCATCGAGCAAGGTAGTTGCGAACTTGAGCACTTCAATACCGTTGGTGACGATTGGGATTTGCAAGAAAGCACTCAACAGCTTTTAGCTACATTGAAAATAACCTGTGAGTTAACCACACCGTGCAACATATTAAGTGGTGGCCAACTTGCCCTCTTGCAACTTCATCTCTTATTTACATCGAATCACGACATATTAATTCTCGATGAACCTTCCAACCATTTAGATGGCGACGGGCGAAATTGGTTACTAAAGCAGTGCCAACAATTTGAAGGAAAAGTACTTGTAGTCAGTCACGACCGAAGCTTATTGAGACACATGGAAGGAATCTACCATCTCAACAGTTTGGGATTACGTTTCTACAAAGGAAACTACGATGATTACTTCAAACAAATGTCGAGCCAAAGTGAAGCATTGGACAAGCAGATTGCGCATCACCAATCTGAAAAGAAACGACTGGAACGCCAAGCTCAGGCCACTAAGGAAAAAGCGCAGCAACGTGAGTCCCAAGGTAATCGACTCAGAAAATCAGGCAGCCAACCCAAGATATTATTGGATGCGATGAAAGACAAAGCAGGACGAACCCAGGGAGCATCAGCCACTAGCCAAAAGAACTTAAAGGATCAAAACCAAAATAAGCTTCAATCTCTAAAAGAACAAAAGGAGCAACTGAAACCGCAGGCCTTGTATCTGCAACAGGGCAATAACAGTAAAAAGAACGCGCTATTAACCGTTGAAGGTTGCCACCTGAGTTTTGGTTCTGGTGCTCCTATCACGTTCTCTATGTCGCAAGGTGAACGGTGTTATCTAACCGGCGCAAACGGCTGTGGGAAGTCGACGCTGTTAAAGGCCATTCATGGGCAACACTCGAACTATACAGGCTCCATTAAACGCTTAGGAACCACAGTATACTTGGATCAACACTTTGGACTGTTGGACACCAACGACACCATGTTCGATAGCCTGATGACACATAGCTGTGGCATGACAGAGAGTGAGGCACGAACCTTGTTAGCTGGCATTGGATTTAGGCGAGACTCCGTCTACCGCAAAGTAGCTCACCTAAGTGGTGGAGAGAAAATGAAACTGGCGATGTTGATTGTCAGCCATAAGCAAGATTCGCCATTACTGCTGCTCGATGAGCCAGACAATCACTTGGACATCGACTCAAAGCAAATACTGGCGTCGGCTTTACGTGAATACCAAGGCGCGTTTATCCTAGTCAGTCATGATGCTGATTTTGTTGAGGAGGTCGGCGTAAGTCAGAATCACATACAGCTTTAA
- a CDS encoding TetR/AcrR family transcriptional regulator → MITKRQKILDAALLLFSQQGLEGTSTGQIAKTAGVAKATLFHHFENKSLLIDELFRELKIELFSTLDQHTEIAEQNRYQAFKFMWMTGIEWALENPIAMKFFTNVHFDPTTQTREVIVSQMFASLDEIILKGQEDSELMALDINLVRHFIHSHFLICANWLIEQNEISPEQSTKYVNDSFNMFWRAVGGQTK, encoded by the coding sequence ATGATCACGAAAAGACAAAAAATCCTAGATGCTGCGCTCCTGCTTTTCTCTCAACAAGGGCTAGAGGGCACATCTACCGGACAAATAGCGAAGACCGCAGGTGTAGCAAAAGCGACGCTGTTTCATCACTTTGAGAACAAATCTCTACTGATTGATGAACTGTTTCGTGAACTGAAAATAGAGCTATTTTCTACCCTTGACCAGCACACAGAAATCGCTGAACAAAATCGCTATCAAGCCTTTAAATTCATGTGGATGACAGGGATTGAGTGGGCATTAGAAAACCCAATCGCCATGAAGTTCTTTACAAATGTGCATTTTGACCCAACGACTCAAACTCGTGAAGTGATTGTGTCGCAGATGTTCGCATCGCTAGACGAGATCATTTTGAAAGGGCAAGAAGATAGTGAATTGATGGCGTTAGACATTAACCTTGTTAGGCACTTCATCCATAGCCACTTTCTGATTTGTGCAAACTGGCTAATCGAGCAGAACGAGATATCACCAGAGCAATCAACCAAGTACGTCAATGATAGCTTTAATATGTTCTGGCGAGCCGTTGGTGGGCAAACCAAGTAA
- a CDS encoding coniferyl aldehyde dehydrogenase produces the protein MSDNLDLEPNTSGTNDMDQIFNRQQDHYRNNVNPTLEQRRNDISVLKTLLMRYQGQLIEAVSEDYGHRAKHDSLIADITPSLHQISYSDKNLKKWLKPSRRKAGLMLTPAKITVHYQPVGVVGIIVPWNFPVMLALGPLITALAAGNTAMIKMSEFTPATNRVLKAMLAEGFSEDQVAIIEGEADVSAKFSQLPFDHILFTGSTAVGKHVMKAAADNLTPVTLELGGKSPTIIAPDFDVTDAVERILFAKSLNAGQICVAPDYILLPREKVDAFITAYKRYFKKLYKAGIESKDLTSVINMRQYNRLKGVIEDAQAKGAVVHTVTEQAQDDVNHRMTPHLLTEVNDDMIAMQEELFGPVLPIVPYNSIEEAISYITERERPLALYLMSHNKETQDKFLSNTHSGGVCINDSLVHVAAEDAPFGGIGPSGMGHYHGIEGFKTFSHAKTVLSRGKINFTKLMHPPYNNPIKKILFKVLNR, from the coding sequence ATGAGTGATAATCTAGACCTTGAACCAAACACGTCGGGCACCAACGACATGGATCAAATATTCAACCGACAACAAGATCACTACCGCAACAACGTTAATCCAACGCTTGAGCAGAGAAGAAATGATATCTCAGTATTGAAAACCTTGTTAATGCGCTACCAAGGGCAATTGATTGAAGCGGTATCTGAAGATTATGGCCACCGAGCAAAGCACGACAGCTTAATTGCTGACATCACCCCTTCTCTGCACCAAATCAGTTACAGTGACAAGAACCTTAAGAAGTGGTTGAAGCCTTCACGCCGTAAAGCAGGTTTGATGTTAACCCCGGCTAAAATCACCGTTCACTATCAGCCAGTAGGTGTTGTCGGCATTATTGTTCCTTGGAACTTCCCTGTGATGCTCGCTTTGGGTCCTCTCATCACAGCATTGGCGGCAGGTAATACCGCGATGATCAAGATGTCTGAGTTTACCCCTGCGACCAACCGTGTTTTAAAAGCGATGTTGGCCGAAGGATTCAGTGAGGATCAAGTGGCGATCATTGAAGGTGAAGCCGATGTTTCCGCTAAGTTCAGTCAGCTACCGTTTGACCATATCCTATTCACAGGCTCAACCGCTGTTGGTAAGCACGTGATGAAAGCCGCCGCTGATAACTTAACCCCGGTTACGCTAGAGCTCGGCGGGAAATCTCCAACCATTATTGCCCCAGATTTCGATGTCACAGACGCGGTTGAACGCATCCTGTTTGCCAAGAGCTTAAACGCAGGTCAAATCTGTGTCGCACCTGACTACATCTTGCTGCCACGAGAAAAAGTCGATGCATTTATCACGGCTTATAAGCGCTACTTCAAGAAACTATATAAAGCTGGAATTGAGAGCAAAGACTTAACTTCAGTGATCAACATGCGCCAATACAATCGGTTGAAAGGTGTGATTGAAGACGCACAAGCCAAAGGCGCAGTTGTTCACACCGTCACCGAACAAGCGCAAGACGATGTAAACCACAGAATGACGCCGCACCTTCTCACCGAAGTAAACGACGACATGATCGCGATGCAAGAAGAGTTGTTTGGTCCCGTGCTACCTATCGTGCCTTATAATTCTATCGAGGAGGCAATCAGCTACATCACAGAAAGAGAACGCCCACTGGCTCTGTACCTAATGAGCCATAATAAAGAAACCCAAGACAAGTTTTTATCAAACACGCACTCAGGCGGTGTATGTATTAACGACTCTCTGGTGCATGTGGCAGCAGAAGACGCGCCGTTCGGTGGCATCGGCCCTTCAGGCATGGGACACTACCACGGCATTGAAGGCTTCAAGACCTTTAGCCACGCCAAAACCGTTCTAAGCAGAGGAAAAATCAACTTCACCAAGTTAATGCATCCTCCTTACAACAACCCAATTAAAAAGATTCTGTTCAAAGTACTCAATAGATGA
- the speA gene encoding arginine decarboxylase, whose protein sequence is MENSVNLERIRAEYNVKHWSQGFYGIDDNGEVYVSPSETDHQVPLSKIVKQLEQRNIGLPALVRFPQIVHQRVHNICNAFNQAIDEYQYDNRYLLVYPIKVNQQKEVVDEILASQAQLEQKQLGLEAGSKPELLAVLALAQKASSVIVCNGYKDREYIRLALIGEKLGHKVFIVLEKLSELDLVLAEAKALGVKPRLGLRIRLASQGAGKWQASGGEKSKFGLSASQVLTVIERLKAEDQLDVLELVHFHLGSQMANIRDVRNGVSEAARFYCELRDIGAQLKYLDVGGGLAVDYDGTRSQSSNSMNYSLLEYARNIVMTVGDICKLYNQPQPVIISESGRSLTAHHAVLVTNVIGTESYSPEDMTAPEADAPMLLNNMWKNFLELDAGNDDRALIEIYNDTQSDIAEAHNQFATGMLNLQHRAWAEQMSLRINYELSSRMSTKNRYHRPILDELSERLADKFFVNFSLFQSLPDAWGIDQVFPVLPLSGLDNADERRAVVLDITCDSDGTIDQYVDGQGIETTLPVPAWNPDEPYLMGFFLVGAYQEILGDMHNLFGDTHSVVVNVDESGQANIDYINEGDTVEDMMRYVHIDTDLIRQNYKDLVTAKVPAQEQQSVLEELEQGLMGYTYLEDF, encoded by the coding sequence TTGGAAAATTCGGTTAATTTGGAACGCATCCGTGCTGAGTATAATGTAAAGCATTGGAGCCAAGGTTTTTATGGAATTGATGATAATGGCGAGGTGTATGTTTCACCGAGCGAAACGGATCATCAAGTACCCCTAAGTAAGATCGTAAAACAGTTAGAGCAGCGAAATATTGGTTTACCTGCTCTTGTGCGTTTTCCTCAAATAGTGCATCAGCGTGTGCACAATATCTGTAACGCATTTAACCAAGCGATCGACGAATATCAGTACGACAATCGTTACCTACTTGTTTATCCGATTAAAGTTAACCAGCAAAAAGAAGTGGTTGATGAGATTTTAGCGAGCCAAGCTCAATTAGAGCAAAAGCAATTAGGCCTAGAGGCGGGTAGCAAACCTGAGCTATTAGCAGTATTGGCGCTGGCTCAAAAAGCGAGTTCTGTGATCGTATGTAATGGTTACAAAGACCGAGAATACATCCGCCTTGCGCTGATTGGCGAAAAGCTAGGACACAAGGTGTTCATCGTTTTAGAGAAGTTATCAGAGCTTGATCTTGTTCTTGCTGAAGCGAAAGCGCTTGGCGTAAAACCTCGTTTGGGTTTACGTATCCGTCTTGCTTCTCAAGGCGCAGGAAAATGGCAAGCAAGTGGTGGTGAGAAGTCGAAGTTCGGTTTGTCTGCATCACAAGTGCTTACTGTTATTGAACGCTTGAAAGCCGAAGACCAGCTAGATGTTCTAGAGCTCGTGCATTTCCACCTTGGTTCGCAAATGGCGAACATTCGTGATGTGCGAAATGGCGTGAGTGAAGCCGCGCGTTTTTACTGTGAACTACGCGATATCGGTGCTCAACTGAAGTACCTAGATGTTGGTGGCGGTTTGGCGGTCGATTACGATGGCACACGCAGCCAATCTTCAAACTCGATGAACTATAGCTTGCTTGAGTACGCTCGCAACATCGTGATGACAGTAGGGGATATCTGTAAGCTCTACAATCAACCACAACCTGTAATTATTTCAGAATCTGGTCGCTCACTGACAGCGCACCATGCAGTACTAGTGACTAACGTGATTGGTACAGAAAGCTACTCGCCAGAAGACATGACGGCACCAGAAGCTGACGCTCCAATGTTGCTTAACAACATGTGGAAGAACTTCTTAGAGCTAGATGCGGGCAATGATGACCGAGCGTTGATTGAGATCTACAACGATACTCAGAGTGATATCGCAGAAGCGCACAACCAATTTGCAACAGGTATGCTGAATCTGCAGCACCGTGCTTGGGCAGAGCAGATGTCTTTGCGTATTAACTACGAACTTAGCTCTCGTATGAGCACTAAGAACCGTTACCACCGTCCTATTTTGGACGAGTTGAGTGAGCGTTTAGCCGACAAGTTCTTTGTGAACTTCTCGTTGTTCCAATCGTTGCCAGACGCGTGGGGTATCGATCAGGTGTTCCCTGTGTTGCCACTGAGCGGTTTGGATAATGCGGACGAGCGACGCGCTGTAGTACTGGATATCACATGTGATTCTGACGGTACGATTGACCAGTATGTTGATGGCCAAGGTATTGAAACAACGCTGCCAGTTCCTGCGTGGAACCCTGATGAACCATACCTAATGGGCTTTTTCTTAGTTGGCGCATACCAAGAAATCTTGGGTGATATGCATAACCTATTTGGTGATACCCACAGTGTCGTGGTGAATGTTGATGAAAGTGGTCAAGCGAATATCGACTACATCAACGAAGGCGATACGGTTGAAGACATGATGCGTTATGTTCACATTGATACAGATCTGATTCGCCAGAACTACAAAGATTTGGTCACGGCGAAAGTACCAGCGCAAGAGCAACAAAGTGTACTTGAAGAGTTAGAGCAAGGCTTGATGGGTTACACCTATCTTGAGGATTTTTAA